In a single window of the Agromyces sp. H17E-10 genome:
- a CDS encoding ParB/RepB/Spo0J family partition protein, whose amino-acid sequence MTSGHGHIELDRAIDSIRVGVRHRRDLGDIEALAASIERQGLLQPITVTPDGDLVCGARRLAALRRLGHRQVSVWVRSGISDELARLLAEQDDNAMHKSLAPTEAAALYREVKALLSEDAQRRQATGRFGIGGVHQSGAASDAAPLRRGLGDTRSQAALMVTGQRSYDTHERIGRLQQIVDDEHATEELRADAARALVAIDGGAPVKPALRAVTAHLHAVDGSATPPELEQLAKEALARVKADARSKRRARPTQRVGGETVKLPVRAFVLQWADLKDWWLRFDVDEIAAELTDEQSDEFEATIAGTVEFAAALRGLRSQTQAIAR is encoded by the coding sequence GTGACCAGCGGACATGGGCACATCGAGCTCGATCGGGCCATCGACTCGATCCGCGTCGGTGTGCGCCATCGTCGGGACCTCGGCGATATCGAGGCCCTCGCCGCCTCGATCGAGCGGCAGGGGCTGCTGCAGCCGATCACGGTGACGCCAGACGGCGATCTCGTGTGCGGGGCACGGCGGCTTGCGGCCTTGCGGCGGCTCGGGCATCGACAGGTGAGTGTGTGGGTGCGATCCGGCATTTCGGATGAACTCGCCCGGCTGCTTGCCGAGCAGGACGACAACGCCATGCACAAGTCGCTCGCACCTACCGAAGCAGCGGCGCTGTATCGCGAGGTCAAGGCGCTGCTCAGCGAGGACGCACAACGGCGGCAGGCGACCGGCCGATTCGGAATCGGCGGTGTCCACCAGAGCGGTGCCGCGTCGGACGCGGCACCGCTCCGACGAGGCCTCGGCGACACTCGATCGCAGGCCGCCTTGATGGTCACCGGACAACGCTCCTACGACACCCACGAGCGCATCGGTCGACTGCAGCAGATCGTGGACGACGAGCATGCGACGGAGGAACTCCGAGCCGACGCAGCTCGCGCGCTCGTCGCCATCGACGGCGGTGCGCCGGTCAAGCCAGCACTCCGAGCCGTGACCGCGCATCTGCATGCCGTCGACGGGTCGGCCACTCCCCCGGAACTGGAACAGCTCGCGAAGGAAGCGCTTGCCCGGGTGAAAGCAGATGCACGATCGAAGCGACGCGCCCGACCCACACAGCGCGTCGGCGGCGAGACCGTGAAGCTGCCGGTGCGGGCATTCGTGCTCCAATGGGCTGACCTGAAGGACTGGTGGCTGCGCTTCGACGTCGACGAGATCGCGGCGGAGCTCACCGACGAGCAGAGCGACGAGTTCGAAGCGACGATCGCGGGGACGGTCGAATTCGCTGCTGCGCTTCGCGGGCTCCGAAGCCAGACGCAGGCGATCGCCCGCTGA
- a CDS encoding DUF2637 domain-containing protein codes for MPALTAHRPDGVRLAMITAIIGTIFIAAGAFWLSFTSLSDLARRSGVATDQAWIWPLIIDGIIVVATVAVVALASSRAAWYPWMLLVAGAAISVAANAIHAVVAETTEVPLALAACVASVPPLVLLAITHLTSILMRTPRATAPATAAAPAASKSTARVSAATSIPKKPTTVLAPREDASSLRALGWSNSAIARQLGVHPSTIGRWLREHVGAPTSQNPTVREGANDG; via the coding sequence ATGCCTGCGCTGACCGCCCATCGCCCTGACGGCGTGCGCCTCGCCATGATCACAGCGATCATCGGCACCATCTTCATCGCAGCGGGCGCGTTCTGGCTCTCGTTCACATCGCTCAGCGACCTCGCTCGCCGCTCCGGAGTCGCGACCGACCAAGCATGGATCTGGCCGCTGATCATCGACGGCATCATCGTGGTCGCGACCGTCGCTGTCGTCGCTCTCGCCAGCTCCCGCGCGGCGTGGTACCCGTGGATGCTCCTCGTGGCCGGCGCAGCGATCTCTGTCGCGGCAAACGCCATCCATGCCGTCGTCGCCGAGACCACCGAGGTGCCGCTCGCGCTCGCCGCGTGCGTCGCATCGGTGCCGCCCCTCGTGCTGCTCGCGATTACCCACCTGACCTCGATCCTCATGCGTACCCCACGAGCCACGGCCCCCGCGACGGCGGCAGCACCGGCTGCCTCGAAATCGACTGCTCGAGTCTCGGCGGCAACGAGTATCCCGAAGAAGCCCACGACCGTCCTCGCCCCTCGCGAGGACGCGTCCTCTCTGCGAGCACTCGGCTGGTCGAACTCGGCGATCGCCCGTCAGCTCGGCGTGCATCCCTCGACCATCGGCCGATGGCTCCGCGAACACGTCGGCGCACCTACCTCGCAAAACCCCACTGTGAGGGAGGGCGCGAACGATGGATGA
- a CDS encoding bifunctional DNA primase/polymerase yields the protein MNIAEVMLAVASLSPRDAALKFAEAGVPVFPCLPDGKRPLTSAGFHDATSDLEIVRVWWSQWPAANLSMPTGPTSGFDVVDVDITDTGSGLPALEAAQAAGLVDGDAIRVRTPSGGLHIYFPAEPRRPQRCWQSASAHIDFRGDGGYVVVPPSTLVNGTRRTSYRVCAINSSPQHPVDASALRELIDPRPEPTNWSTPSEPADLARLAAWVSLLQEGERNHGLFWASCRLAEAGQSPDGIMRALGDAAASSGLSDREIAVTIRSAVRRAALPRASADHWRDPGQTSRRAGEAPCLR from the coding sequence ATGAACATCGCAGAAGTGATGCTCGCCGTAGCATCGCTCAGCCCTCGTGATGCGGCGCTGAAATTCGCGGAAGCGGGGGTGCCGGTGTTCCCCTGCCTGCCTGACGGCAAGCGGCCACTGACGTCGGCCGGCTTCCACGATGCGACCTCCGATCTCGAGATCGTCCGGGTGTGGTGGTCGCAGTGGCCGGCAGCGAACCTCTCGATGCCGACCGGGCCGACTTCCGGATTCGATGTCGTCGACGTCGATATCACCGACACCGGCTCTGGGCTCCCCGCACTCGAGGCAGCACAGGCAGCCGGCCTTGTCGACGGTGACGCGATTCGCGTTCGGACCCCATCGGGTGGGCTGCACATCTACTTCCCCGCCGAGCCGCGTCGACCGCAACGCTGTTGGCAGTCGGCCAGCGCGCACATCGACTTTCGCGGCGATGGTGGGTACGTCGTCGTACCGCCATCAACACTCGTGAACGGCACCAGACGGACCAGCTATCGCGTCTGCGCGATCAACTCCTCCCCGCAGCATCCGGTCGACGCCTCGGCACTCCGTGAGCTGATCGATCCTCGGCCTGAACCGACGAACTGGTCGACACCGAGCGAACCGGCAGACCTTGCCCGCCTCGCCGCCTGGGTGAGCCTGCTGCAGGAAGGTGAGCGCAACCACGGGCTCTTCTGGGCTTCTTGCCGACTCGCTGAGGCCGGCCAATCGCCCGACGGAATCATGAGGGCCCTGGGTGATGCGGCAGCGAGTTCCGGACTCTCCGACCGGGAGATCGCCGTCACGATCCGATCTGCAGTTCGTCGTGCCGCTCTGCCGCGGGCGTCAGCAGACCACTGGCGCGATCCTGGGCAGACCTCCCGACGAGCAGGTGAGGCACCATGCCTGCGCTGA
- a CDS encoding ArdC-like ssDNA-binding domain-containing protein: protein MADEPVLNMRGTANRARQAGWRRRFSVAPENASCAADTPLCQPPSSSGRRLRKVMDVPRNPESRPDHEAKLAELHERLTAAVEALVTGDSWKQSLEFAARFRTRSFGNMLLIQAQHLAAFERGTVPEPMPTYLAGFKQWQTLGRRVLAGQHGYAILAPRTARFASADPTDVTSWRRLRNGERPRPGEVVRPKLTGVRPAYVWDVSQTDGRPIPVRPVPQLLRGEAPPGLEAALAMLIRAAGFELTTVMDATAIGGANGITDFVKRTVVVRGDLDAAAQVKTLAHELAHVRLHDTTENAELPPHRGIGEVEAESVALMIGAAHGMDTTDYTIPYVSGWASTVPDKTPVEVVQATGERVRRAARDILDVLPTTKFNGGDPPGLTRAPSRASASSVARTAPRSRTLERIQSRRLA from the coding sequence ATGGCCGACGAGCCGGTGCTGAACATGCGCGGTACCGCCAATCGCGCTCGCCAAGCGGGGTGGCGGCGCCGGTTCTCAGTTGCGCCCGAGAATGCCTCGTGCGCAGCCGACACACCTCTGTGTCAGCCGCCCAGCTCGAGCGGCCGGCGCTTGCGAAAGGTGATGGACGTGCCCAGGAATCCAGAATCGCGACCTGACCACGAAGCCAAGCTCGCTGAACTCCATGAACGCCTGACAGCCGCTGTCGAAGCCCTCGTCACCGGTGACAGTTGGAAGCAGTCGTTGGAGTTCGCAGCACGCTTCCGCACCCGGTCATTCGGCAACATGCTGCTGATCCAGGCTCAGCACCTCGCTGCCTTCGAGCGCGGCACGGTGCCCGAGCCGATGCCCACGTACCTCGCCGGCTTCAAACAGTGGCAGACGCTCGGCCGGCGCGTGCTCGCGGGCCAGCACGGGTACGCGATCCTCGCACCGCGAACTGCCCGCTTCGCCTCCGCCGATCCGACCGATGTCACGTCGTGGCGACGTCTCAGAAATGGCGAACGTCCAAGGCCTGGCGAAGTCGTTCGGCCGAAGCTGACCGGCGTTCGCCCCGCCTACGTCTGGGACGTCTCGCAAACCGACGGCCGGCCGATCCCGGTGCGGCCGGTCCCGCAGCTCCTCCGGGGCGAGGCCCCACCCGGCCTCGAAGCCGCCCTCGCGATGCTCATCCGCGCCGCCGGTTTCGAGCTCACGACGGTGATGGATGCCACGGCAATCGGCGGTGCGAACGGGATCACCGACTTCGTGAAGCGCACGGTCGTCGTCCGAGGCGACCTCGACGCAGCCGCGCAGGTGAAGACGCTCGCCCACGAACTCGCGCACGTCCGCCTCCACGACACCACCGAGAACGCCGAGTTGCCACCTCATCGTGGCATCGGCGAGGTGGAGGCCGAGTCGGTGGCACTCATGATCGGTGCCGCGCACGGGATGGACACGACCGACTACACAATCCCGTACGTCTCCGGGTGGGCGTCGACTGTCCCCGACAAGACCCCGGTCGAAGTCGTACAGGCCACGGGCGAGCGCGTCCGCCGCGCCGCCCGCGACATTCTCGACGTGCTCCCGACTACGAAGTTCAATGGCGGCGACCCGCCCGGACTCACCCGCGCGCCCTCCCGCGCTTCGGCTTCGTCGGTGGCGCGGACAGCGCCGCGGAGTCGCACGCTCGAGCGCATCCAGTCGAGGCGGCTCGCATGA
- a CDS encoding DUF6545 domain-containing protein: MTAILVAGLMWLLVASLLILRRGRVERAITWASLTIAIAMTLNIDAVYVELDRLASGTNFVTLVADLALMTGVFLLGRGVMKAADEPPRAVRTALSRVTYVAAAAATAGTFFVIDRDATTTNFMIDFGAQPAAMVYSMALFTYYAVVLAAMATVAIRQVRVSRGILVAPPILLIIGCAFGIALTVDVILMDLAHFAGRPELMASAATPYSTLYLLTFVFLCGGFASQPAARAFRARARARATQTLTRELAPIWHAASAVHPGISQRPDAAFDATDPEALLHRQVVEVRDAMIDTRVAFSISDADRQVLERAERHLVGEDSKLPQRTRVTA; the protein is encoded by the coding sequence GTGACTGCGATCCTCGTTGCGGGTTTGATGTGGCTCCTCGTCGCGAGCTTGCTCATCCTGCGCCGAGGTCGAGTCGAGCGCGCGATCACGTGGGCGTCGCTGACGATCGCGATCGCGATGACGCTCAACATCGACGCGGTGTACGTCGAGCTCGACCGTCTTGCCAGTGGCACGAACTTCGTCACGCTCGTCGCCGATCTCGCGCTCATGACTGGCGTGTTTCTCCTCGGCCGAGGCGTGATGAAAGCCGCGGACGAACCTCCCCGGGCGGTGCGCACGGCGCTGAGCCGTGTGACGTATGTTGCCGCGGCGGCGGCTACGGCCGGCACGTTCTTCGTGATCGATCGAGACGCGACGACGACGAACTTCATGATCGACTTCGGAGCCCAACCGGCGGCCATGGTCTACTCGATGGCGCTGTTCACGTACTACGCGGTCGTGCTCGCAGCGATGGCCACTGTCGCGATTCGGCAGGTCCGCGTCAGCCGTGGCATCCTCGTTGCGCCACCGATTCTGCTCATCATCGGATGCGCGTTCGGTATCGCTCTGACGGTCGACGTGATCCTGATGGATCTTGCGCACTTCGCCGGTCGTCCAGAGCTCATGGCTTCAGCCGCGACGCCCTACAGCACGCTGTACCTGTTGACCTTCGTGTTCTTGTGCGGCGGCTTCGCGAGTCAACCGGCCGCGCGCGCCTTCCGGGCGCGTGCCCGGGCCCGCGCAACTCAAACGCTGACTCGCGAGCTTGCTCCCATCTGGCATGCAGCTTCGGCGGTGCATCCCGGGATCAGCCAGCGTCCGGATGCCGCGTTCGACGCCACCGATCCCGAAGCGTTGCTGCATCGCCAGGTCGTCGAGGTCCGCGACGCGATGATCGACACACGCGTTGCGTTCTCGATCAGTGACGCGGATCGTCAGGTGCTCGAGCGGGCGGAGCGGCATCTCGTCGGCGAGGATTCGAAGTTGCCGCAGCGGACGCGGGTGACGGCATGA
- a CDS encoding alpha/beta hydrolase family protein — MRARRVVGGVIAGGVVVSAALGGLGYVIARRVTAPVGPRRFDLVVRGVDVSEERVIVILTRTAQTATPGLFNLILENGTWVKLSEKVLDVSAELVGREVVGDVDPEALTVGTRASWSGMYFKTPADAGFDAIDVEVSTEFGSAPAWLIPPTDVSQDIWAVHIHGLGSHRAGTLRGVQVAADAGLTSLVVTYRNDGEGPSVGSARSTLGATETDDVEAAVRYAIDHGAGRVVLFGWSMGGTIALELAVRSALRDRVAGLVLESPVLDWVETIKANCGRAGLPKSAGALAVPWLDSSLLAHCAGLTAPIGLKSVASVERARTLQIPAIVLHGARDTSVSVDLVAQLAHSHSTIRTEEFDADHTMTWNVEPDRWRTRVGGLLAQVSRHKRQSIDPARTGSPRPCRRPGEMRDDGIG; from the coding sequence ATGAGGGCCCGACGGGTCGTTGGCGGCGTCATCGCCGGCGGCGTTGTTGTCTCCGCGGCACTCGGAGGGCTCGGATACGTCATCGCCAGACGAGTTACTGCGCCGGTCGGTCCGCGCCGATTCGATCTCGTCGTGCGTGGGGTCGATGTCTCAGAAGAGCGAGTCATCGTCATCCTCACCCGGACCGCGCAGACCGCGACGCCCGGCCTGTTCAACCTGATCCTCGAGAACGGCACGTGGGTCAAGCTCAGCGAGAAGGTGCTCGACGTCAGCGCCGAGCTCGTCGGCCGCGAGGTCGTGGGTGACGTGGATCCCGAGGCGCTCACAGTCGGCACCCGGGCCTCGTGGAGTGGCATGTACTTCAAGACGCCCGCTGATGCCGGCTTTGACGCCATCGATGTCGAGGTGTCAACGGAGTTTGGTTCCGCGCCGGCATGGCTAATCCCGCCGACAGACGTTTCCCAGGACATCTGGGCAGTCCACATCCACGGGCTCGGAAGTCATCGGGCTGGGACATTGCGCGGCGTGCAGGTCGCGGCAGACGCTGGACTGACCTCGCTTGTCGTCACCTACCGCAATGATGGTGAAGGTCCGAGCGTTGGAAGTGCTCGCTCCACACTCGGAGCAACAGAGACGGACGACGTCGAAGCAGCCGTGCGCTACGCCATCGACCACGGTGCAGGAAGGGTGGTCCTGTTCGGATGGTCGATGGGCGGAACGATCGCGCTGGAACTCGCTGTGCGGTCGGCCCTTCGCGATCGAGTGGCCGGCCTTGTACTCGAGTCGCCGGTGCTCGACTGGGTTGAGACGATCAAGGCGAATTGCGGACGGGCCGGACTGCCAAAGAGCGCGGGCGCCCTGGCAGTGCCATGGTTGGATTCGTCACTCCTCGCACACTGTGCCGGTCTCACCGCACCAATTGGATTAAAAAGCGTCGCCTCCGTTGAGCGAGCTCGCACGCTACAGATTCCCGCCATTGTGCTGCACGGTGCCCGGGATACCTCGGTATCCGTCGATCTCGTCGCGCAGTTGGCGCACTCACATTCGACCATTCGAACTGAAGAGTTCGATGCTGATCACACAATGACATGGAACGTCGAACCCGACCGCTGGCGAACCCGCGTCGGAGGGCTGCTCGCCCAAGTGTCGCGTCATAAGCGCCAATCGATTGACCCTGCGCGGACAGGTTCACCCCGGCCCTGTAGGCGACCCGGCGAGATGCGGGACGACGGGATCGGTTGA